Below is a genomic region from Zerene cesonia ecotype Mississippi chromosome 6, Zerene_cesonia_1.1, whole genome shotgun sequence.
AAACTTTTATCTCCACGCGACCCATATACCCCTGGTACAAAAAGGGAGCAAACCATTGTTCTCACGCACACgcacttttttattatctgttatcATTGAAGGTCCGTCCCGTCCGGCATCAATTTGACGCTAACTTTCCCTTCGGTtaagataaaatgaaagttCACTCTCAAAACATAAGGTTCTTTTTTGCTATAACTTAAGGAGTAATTTTCACTACAATAAATTGATTCACACTCCAGAATTATACCATAAGTGATTTTTAAGCAgaactttaaacaaaaaataattgcattaagatttaagttatttctttactttctattttatttaatttggttttgaatgaatattccATGTGAACAATTTCTCCTATGATTGAAAGTTATGGTAACAGTAGGTTTCACAATTATAAGAGACtcacaatatatttcaataaattaacagcAAACACggggctatatatgtataattctaTGCTAGGCCTAGCTAGGTTAATTTAACTGGATTGAAATGACTGTTTAATTCTCAATAAatctttgtaatttaaataagagaataaataatagaaattatagaCTAAGgcgtgtattttttgtatatctaTTATCCATCAAGATTGTAGTTTATAGTAAGTATAAGTCTCCGAGTActtaggtatttttatatattatgacgtAGTATCGCAATGCAAGTTGCAAGTTGCAACGCAACGATGTGAATGCCCGGCGCAAGGGTGCAACGCACTTCTGAGTGATGTCCTTGAGCCGATCCTTTCGCAGGATGACGACACGCACAAACCTCTTACAGTAATGTGCTACCCTGGTAGCCACAGGATATTTTGTCCCTTTGGGAATGCGTCTACACGTCCTAAGGGAAGGTCTTGGACGGAAAAAAGGACCTTTCATTGgactttttatctattttatcttGTGTTCACAATATTAACCTTACTTGTTCAACAGTGCAGtgctattattataactaaaaaatgaatcattttttttataaaataaaacgtttttaacAAAGAGATAGCGAGCGATACATGTAAAAATGTACGAGatggatagatagatagatatagataGATGGTCTCATGAATAAATATCAGTTTTAATTTCCTTTCTCAGTTTTATCTAATTAGctctataaatgtgaaaaccTTCGGGAGTCAGTTACTATTATTATCGTCATAAatgtgttgtttttgttttgataacgCATATCTATGAAAGGGAAAGGGATTGAGTGTTAAAATAACCGCCTCGTCAGTCCTGTATTCCTATTGTTTGTTGACGTCATCTCAATAGAATCTACATCCCTTGGGTACCTCCTAAGCTCGGGTTGGTTAGAACTAGGCCCAGTAAATAAATACGCTCTATTCCTGAATAATGAACACCACTCATATAAGATGTACTTATTACTATTATCGTTAGGTCTGTTTTTCAATGaccaaaaacaaacaatttcatGATATTTATCTGTCTACAAgtgtgattttatatttataaatattatacctaaattattttatttattttaatctctaAGGCcacctttaatattttacctttGGCCACATCCCTATATTGACATGTGTGAGTGAAGGACGTCATTGTGTGCGAGTTTATATAGTCTTTTGAAGTCCGTAGCGCGACGGAGAGAACGCGCACCCTCTGTTTTCCCTGTCCCACTTTAGAGCTTTCCAAGAGCTTTTAAGCTTTTGCCGCTCCTATATTACTCTGTTATCCTGGTACGTTCCCGCGCCGCTAGCTCTGCTGTCGCTAGCCGCTTTCTCCTTCTCATGGATATTTTTTACGCGTTCTCCGCGACAGAGATAAAAGGATAGCTGTCGCATTCTATCACATGTCGATCCATAACCCTAAAGAAAAccgtattttgttatattagttTGAAAGATGCAATGTGTAGATGGATGCATCGTATTAGACACATTGTAAGGATTGTTACACATTATATTAAGACATtagaaaatttgataaattttttttattatcttgtaCTTTATAATTGCGACACAATAAAAcgtagtattaaaaatatataaataaatgagattCAATGTTACAAAGCGATATGGTTCTTGTTAGCAATTATTTGTAACATGATTTAATGGTggtatagaattaaaaattctagGGGAATTCTAAGGCAAATAAATGCATACTCCTCACCTTGcagacttaattttttttaatttaattgattctttTTTCTTGTAATTGGGTAATCAATTAAacctatttattacttttataatacatttccCCTTTTTGCAAACAATTTGAATTCTAATTCATTATGGTTCAGTGGAACACGAATCATTTGTGATTAGTTGATATCCACTGAACGGATAGGTGGCGTCCTAGATTGGAAATCGAATCATGgattaataaaagaaagaatcGGTTTGGTAGAATTCAGAAGGCATTTTATTCAAAGGTTAATACGGTTTGACCGTTAGGCACAGCTTATTAGATAATTGCGACGCCTAAGGTCTTACAACATTTGTTCCAGAATGCAACGGCGTGCGCATGTCCTACATACCATCCACAACTGCAGTGACTACTACTCAGATGGCACAGATCTCGACATCTCCACTCCTGCAGGAGCTAACTCCGGCTTCAGCGGTATGCGCAGAAGCAACAAGCCATACCACACCGTTGGGTAGATTGCGGAATGCTATGAGAAACACGAGCTATACACAATCAAACAATTTCTTTGATgcgtttcttatattttacagtGATGAACATTTGGTAAGTAATTtgtcttatattatgtttacataacataatataaggaTTACGATTGTTGCTAGTTAACGTGAGCGTTAGTTTCCCAAGTTTGGTCTCTTTTTTCTGTGCAACGGTATAAAGAAAGGCTTTATAACAACTTACTGACCAGTATTATTGCAAATTTTGCAAAACGCACCTACTCTATTCCAAGGGACAGGGCGCAGatatagcaatgaaattaaataatgaacggtttaaacattatttacaactGTTATTCATTCTCCTACGATAATATTCCCAGAGTGAAGAACCATCAGCGGACGAGCGTCGTCTGGAGTACATAACCGGTTGGGACGGACCCGGCACAGCAGCTGTGATAGCTGATGGTGGCGCTGCGCTGTGGGTGCCGTCAGCCTACTTGCGACGCGCCAGGATGACGCTCTCGTGTGCCTGGCTGGTGCTCGATGGAGACGATCCTAGTCAGCCTACGATTTCTGAATGGATCGctgtatgtattattactCAACTGtactttttcataattttacttcAACTGCAGTTAATATAATCAAACCTTCAATCTGCATTCATCACAGAAGCTGTTGGttgtagataaaaatatcaaataaatatatgaatatgcaaaatttattttatacaattttaatatttgtgataaggtaaagtgataaggccgcctcgttatacattatctttgaatattgtttatactttcttttttcttcttctttctataatgtgtaataaaagtgttaagataaaataaataaattaaaaatatttgattaaaagcTGATAGTACCGAAGACAATCAACatcttttgtttgtaatttgacCTCTGACTTTGTGATTGTGACTCTAACGTGATTTTTTGAAAAAGCTGTATGAACGCTAAAATATggctatatacatatattaacgAAAATTCAACTTATTATCTCTCAATTGTCATACTGATTGAGTGATCGGACtgcaaataaagaagaaacaagttattgttattatgcaCATGTATTACTAATGGAATTACATTACTTCTggtataatattctatttcgTTTTATTCCCGGCGTGGTCAAGGAACGGCCAGGGCGTAGCGGCCGCGTGGGTGCTGATGCTCGCCTCACCTCCATTGGTGAATGGCAAATGCTCCTGTCTAGCTTGCAGCGTGAAAACCTGCAGCTGATTGCCCAGACAACGTTGCTTGACCAGCTGTGGAACGAAGAGACGGACCCTGAGAGAAAACGACCTGAGTTCACGAGGGTAGTCGCTATGTCTCATAATCCAGAGTACGTAGGtaagtaataagtaatttagtttgtttcactatttgtattaaaattaatgtattttgaagAAAGGTGGTCCTAAatcttataattaagaaaacttGTAGCTGATTTCAAAACCCcaattacacataaattacTATAAGTGTACCCTTTTGGCTGGAGATATGTTTGTTGCTAACAAGTGACAATCAAACACATCTCCCAATTTTGCTTTATGGGTATACAAATTTCAAtgataatcaaaatattatacaatgtacTTAGTATTTAAGTTTAACTACGGTAACTTTCGTCGTTACAGCTTTTAGGACGTCCACTATTGGACATGGGCTTCCCccaattaactttataatatatattaattatgcacGCAGTCGCATTGGTCATGGCAAGtggtgtttttaaataaatattttatatataattttttaaataaatgaactctctcttattattaaattatttcgaatacattgaatgaatattaacAGGTATGTCCTGGCAAGAAAAGGTAGCAGCTGTGCGCGCTGAACTCCGTCCGGCTGGTGCGGATGCCATGATTGTAACTGCGTTGGATGAGGTAGCCTGGCTCCTCAACATTCGCGGCAAGGACTTGCCCTATGCGCCGCTGTTGAAAGCATTCGTTATTGTCAGTAATAAAGATGTAAGGATGTACGTGCCACCTGGGAAGCTGATGATGCCGGAACGGGATTCGTTGGCGGCGTACAACTGCCATCCCAATGTTAATAATTGTACAAGGTATTTGCAAATGGTTCAGTCGATATATACATTACAAGAATAATCGAAAACTATCGAAATGGTAATTATAACGATTTACTCGatgtaattgattttttcaaatccCCGAGAACTATCCGTAAGAGCTAATCAGTGAGTACAGTATATACCTTAAGATGACGAAATAACCTATTTAGGATCAATTTTGAatctttgtaaatttatattattttttcataaataggTATATGGTAGTAGTCAGGTACGCTGGGTTTactttgcttttaaataatatttttctgacAGAATAAATGACTACGGCATGGTCTACTCAGACCTCCGCCGCGCGCCTGATACCAAGATCCTCATACCAACCGGAGGCACCTTCCAACGAGGAGCTTCAGCGGCCATCATGCAAGCAATACCGCAATCCAAGAGAATCTTCCAACCCTCGCCCATCATATACTTGAAAGCTCAGAAGAACCCTGCCGAAATACAAGGCATGAAAAAGGCGCATTTGCGGGACGCAGTTGCTATGTGCACCGTGCTGAATTATCTTGAAAAGaaggtaaataaatgaacatagtttattattttattttatttattcatagtttattattaaattttacattattttctaaatcttGTATGTACTCGAGGAATGATATttgaagttattataaaaagcataCACACGAAGAAAATATCAGTGTTATTAGAATGAAAGAGGAAAGAAGAAAgagaaatcatttatttggaGACAATGTGACacgaaacacaaaaacatattaattttcaatttttttctatcttgGAGTagacctatttaaatttgtcataGATACGaacaaaatctttaattaCAACTTTCTATTGTTGAAGGGAAAGTCGTTGCTATATGAGGCGATAGTGGCCGAAAAAATAGACGCGACCCGAGCGACACAAGCAGGATTCAGGGGTTTGTCGATGCGAACACGAGTTGCATTTGGCCCGAATTCAGCTGAGCCGGAGTATACCGCCACGAATGCTACTAACAGACGCATATTTACAAACTCTACACTTATTATACAGTCCGGTGGACAGTATGAAGGTATGTTAATTCttccattgaaataattttaacagagGTTTCTCAAAAAacaaaggaggttctcaaGTGTATTGTTGTTTAGTCATAGTCCATTCTGTGTTGTATCTAATAAGCTGTCATTATCAGAGGGCACAACAGTAGTAACCCGCACGTTGCACTACGGAGTGCCATCGACCCAAGAGCGGCGTGCGTACACCACAGTACTCCGCTCGCTCGCGGCGCTATCCCTCCTGCAGGCGCCGGGCACGCTGCCCGCGGCCCACGCGGACCCCGCCGCGAGGGCCCCGCTGTGGGCTCACCGCCAGGACTACTTGCTGCCCACTGGACATGGGGTCGGAGCTGCTCTTAATCGACGAGAAGGTATCAGTTGAATACAATTTACAGTATGTCGTGAATGTAGTAGCTACTAAGTTCTTGATTatctagaatatatatatatactagctgacccggcaaacgctgttctgcctaactcttatcatttagggggatgaaaaatagatgttggccgattNNNNNNNNNNNNNNNNNNNNNNNNNNNNNNNNNNNNNNNNNNNNNNNNNNNNNNNNNNNNNNNNNNNNNNNNNNNNNNNNNNNNNNNNNNNNNNNNNNNNNNNNNNNNNNNNNNNNNNNNNNNNNNNNNNNNNNNNNNNNNNNNNNNNNNNNNNNNNNNNNNNNNNNNNNNNNNNNNNNNNNNNNNNNNNNNNNNNNNNNNNNNNNNNNNNNNNNNNNNNNNNNNNNNNNNNNNNNNNNNNNNNNNNNNNNNNNNNNNNNNNNNNNNNNNNNNNNNNNNNNNNNNNNNNNNNNNNNNNNNNNNNNNNNNNNNNNNNNNNNNNNNNNNNNNNNNNNNNNNNNNNNNNNNNNNNNNNNNNNNNNNNNNNNNNNNNNNNNNNNNNNNNNNNNNNNNNNNNNNNNNNNNNNNNNNNNNNNNNNNNNNNNNNNNNNNNNNNNNNNNNNNNNNNNNNNNNNNNNNNNNNNNNNNNNNNNNNNNNNNNNNNNNNNNNNNNNNNNNNNNNNNNNNNNNNNNNNNNNNNNNNNNNNNNNNNNNNNNNNNNNNNNNNNNNNNNNNNNNNNNNNNNNNNNNNNNNNNNNNNNNNNNNNNNNNNNNNNNNNNNNNNNNNNNNNNNNNNNNNNNNNNNNNNNNNNNNNNNNNNNNNNNNNNNNNNNNNNNNNNNNNNNNNNNNNNNNNNNNNNNNNNNNNNNNNNNNNNNNNNNNNNNNNNNNNNNNNNNNNNNNNNNNNNNNNNNNNNNNNNNNNNNNNNNNNNNNNNNNNNNNNNNNNNNNNNNNNNNNNNNNNNNNNNNNNNNNNNNNNNNNNNNNNNNNNNNNNNNNNNNNNNNNNNNNNNNNNNNNNNNNNNNNNNNNNNNNNNNNNNNNNNNNNNNNNNNNNNNNNNNNNNNNNNNNNNNNNNNNNNNNNNNNNNNNNNNNNNNNNNNNNNNNNNNNNNNNNNNNNNNNNNNNNNNNNNNNNNNNNNNNNNNNNNNNNNNNNNNNNNNNNNNNNNNNNNNNNNNNNNcaaaatcggtcaagccgtttcggaggagtatggcaacgaaaactgtgacacgagaattttatatattagatatatatacaattgaaACTCgtttatattagcttcacctgtatgtttgtatataaccgACTTCGTTAGACTagattttgacaaattttaCACGGACAGATGGCTTTAAACTTGGTAAACCTGGCAAGGatcagtgacaatacaataatttctaatgagtttatcttataatcCGTATTATGATTACcaggataaaataattaatttttttttacgtacTCGTATAAGagcaatttatttgattctatCATAGAAGcattatgttttgtatacagtttaatgtaatttcatcactaattcatattttatacttaatattttttacagatcCAGTAGTCATCGATTACCGCCAAGATACTAATTTACACCCGTTCCGAGaaggatattttattacaagtggtacttatattatttattataatttatatttaagagtttttttactaataattttaagttctTACAGATCACTTACGCTTAAAATCACCAAATTATCTTCAATTAAttctattgataaaaaatcaaatttaattactattgtGTAAATGGAAAATGTTCCTATATAAGTTGCTGCTtataaatcacaaataaaataaactaacttCTTATACAGAGCCCGCATGGCACGAGTTTGGAAAATTTGGTGTGAAGCTAAGCAACGTGCTTGAGGTCATATCCCGGCCAGCAGGGTTCCTAGGCTTCAGAGAGGCTACTCTTATTCCATATGAACCTAAGCTTATCGACCGAAATCTACTCACTGATTACGAGGTATGTACTTAATATTTGATTGacgaaaattaattagtttactgaaaaaaattatgtgttatGCACgtcttttaaacataaaatttttatttatttacaatatgtttAAACGTTTAAAACAAGGTTGCCTCTACCTAATtagtaaagtattatattatctgtgctaatTGTATGCCTCAAAAGTAATGTCGTaactaaattaatgttaagacaaattaattacataactaTTTCGGTGGTCAGTGGATAGTTTAGTTTACTTTATATggcaattaacaattttttacctACAACtgcaatttgtttaaaaaatacaagtcACTAGCCGGGATAATGGAGTTTTCCACTAATTCGAATTGTTTTAATCAATTTGgatttatacttatatctcAATAGCAACCtgcgaaaaaattaaatccataCTTTTTTAACGTTCTGGGTGTGTGATTATGCAATTTTTCAATGACATCGACTTTCCGACcgttagataataataaaataatcaaccCAAATCTCAGATTGGGTAGACGTTTACCTGGAAATATTAGATTCTTTCAGGTTTCTGTAGACCCATCTTCATTGAGACATAGAAGGCTCGGTTTCACAACTTACTAATAGctaatatagtaattatttactagATTTTAACCCTTTTAAGCATATTTTCCTGGTTTTTGTGTCATTTAATGCTAAATTGAACATGTCATTAAATTTGAACCAGCCATTATAATTGTTACAACGCCATTTTTATCGGATACTTCCAGATAAACTGGCTAAATGCCTACAACAAAAGAATTCGAGCCACCATCGGACCAGAATTAACAGCTCAAGGCCTCACAGATGTCTACTACTGGGTCATGAACAAAACTATAGAGATCGAATTGCCTTCGAAAACCAAAAAAGCTGCCACTAGTTCCgccaaaaaacattttactgcAATCTTCATGTTATATTTCGTGTATTTATATGTTGCtgttattcaat
It encodes:
- the LOC119840465 gene encoding xaa-Pro aminopeptidase 1-like; translated protein: MSYIPSTTAVTTTQMAQISTSPLLQELTPASAVCAEATSHTTPLGRLRNAMRNTSYTQSNNFFDAFLIFYSDEHLSEEPSADERRLEYITGWDGPGTAAVIADGGAALWVPSAYLRRARMTLSCAWLVLDGDDPSQPTISEWIAERPGRSGRVGADARLTSIGEWQMLLSSLQRENLQLIAQTTLLDQLWNEETDPERKRPEFTRVVAMSHNPEYVGMSWQEKVAAVRAELRPAGADAMIVTALDEVAWLLNIRGKDLPYAPLLKAFVIVSNKDVRMYVPPGKLMMPERDSLAAYNCHPNVNNCTRINDYGMVYSDLRRAPDTKILIPTGGTFQRGASAAIMQAIPQSKRIFQPSPIIYLKAQKNPAEIQGMKKAHLRDAVAMCTVLNYLEKKGKSLLYEAIVAEKIDATRATQAGFRGLSMRTRVAFGPNSAEPEYTATNATNRRIFTNSTLIIQSGGQYEEGTTVVTRTLHYGVPSTQERRAYTTVLRSLAALSLLQAPGTLPAAHADPAARAPLWAHRQDYLLPTGHGVGAALNRREDPVVIDYRQDTNLHPFREGYFITSEPAWHEFGKFGVKLSNVLEVISRPAGFLGFREATLIPYEPKLIDRNLLTDYEINWLNAYNKRIRATIGPELTAQGLTDVYYWVMNKTIEIELPSKTKKAATSSAKKHFTAIFMLYFVYLYVAVIQ